In Streptomyces chartreusis, the following proteins share a genomic window:
- the glgA gene encoding glycogen synthase: MRVGLLTREYPPDVYGGAGVHVEFLARELRDLVDLEVHCWGEGRAVGVLRHRPWSALDTGNDALRTFSVDLAMAAGLEGRELVHSHTWYANLGGHLAKLLYGIPHVMTAHSLEPLRPWKAEQLGGGYALSGWAERTAIEAADAVIAVSGAMREDILGCYPALDPGRVHVVHNGIDTTLYRPDHRTDVLTRFGLDADRPYVLFVGRITRQKGVPHLLRAIRHIDPAAQVVLCAGAPDTPEIDQEFRDLYQELSRVREGVHWIPQMLPRPEVIQLLTHAAVFVCPSVYEPLGIVNLEAMACGTPVVASQVGGIPEVVDDGKTGLLVPLDDDFEAGLAHALDSVIGDPEAARRMGEAGRERAVGEFGWDAVARRTAGLYREILKQA, from the coding sequence GTGCGAGTGGGACTGCTGACCCGGGAGTACCCGCCGGACGTGTACGGCGGCGCGGGTGTCCATGTCGAGTTCCTCGCCCGGGAGTTGCGGGATCTCGTCGACCTGGAGGTGCACTGCTGGGGCGAGGGCCGCGCGGTCGGGGTGCTGCGCCACCGCCCCTGGTCCGCCCTCGACACCGGCAACGACGCGCTGCGCACCTTCTCGGTCGACCTCGCCATGGCCGCCGGCCTCGAAGGCCGCGAACTCGTGCACTCCCACACCTGGTACGCCAACCTCGGCGGCCACCTCGCCAAGCTGCTGTACGGCATCCCGCATGTGATGACCGCCCACTCCCTGGAGCCGCTGCGCCCCTGGAAGGCAGAGCAACTCGGCGGCGGATACGCCCTGTCCGGCTGGGCCGAGCGCACCGCGATCGAGGCCGCCGACGCGGTGATCGCCGTCTCCGGTGCCATGCGCGAGGACATCCTCGGCTGCTATCCCGCGCTCGACCCCGGGCGGGTCCACGTCGTGCACAACGGCATCGACACCACCCTGTACCGGCCCGACCACCGCACGGACGTCCTCACCCGCTTCGGCCTCGACGCCGACCGCCCGTACGTGCTGTTCGTCGGCCGCATCACCCGCCAGAAGGGCGTGCCGCACCTGCTGCGCGCGATACGGCACATCGACCCGGCCGCGCAGGTCGTGCTGTGCGCCGGCGCGCCCGACACCCCGGAGATCGACCAGGAGTTCCGCGATCTCTACCAGGAGCTGAGCCGGGTCCGTGAGGGCGTGCACTGGATCCCGCAGATGCTGCCCCGCCCGGAAGTGATCCAACTCCTCACGCATGCGGCCGTGTTCGTCTGTCCCTCGGTGTACGAGCCGCTCGGCATCGTCAACCTGGAGGCGATGGCCTGCGGAACCCCCGTGGTGGCCTCGCAGGTCGGCGGTATCCCCGAGGTCGTCGACGACGGCAAGACCGGCCTGCTGGTCCCGCTGGACGACGACTTCGAGGCCGGTCTCGCGCACGCCCTCGACTCCGTCATCGGCGACCCGGAGGCGGCCCGGCGGATGGGGGAGGCCGGACGGGAGCGCGCGGTGGGGGAGTTCGGCTGGGACGCGGTGGCGCGGCGGACGGCAGGGCTGTACCGGGAGATCCTCAAACAGGCTTAG
- a CDS encoding (2Fe-2S)-binding protein — protein MDLDPDLAALRPLGGFFVLRATGDPLRPPATLAQAYARPALPDNQDPLDFRVRKVGQVLRAPEPRVAASIAQQGLAARLWSIALGCAALYDTVPDLDPRLLRWDPDGSAPDDLWLTEVRPRPANPATVADAVLHGHLEPLNAALRSRYRVADGLLRGNAGSALAGAARQLDQWARAHGRTDVAARTRALTAELLAHPLLAGTGTLTAAGFRRRSCCLYYRVPGGGVCGDCCFTRAPRSSPHAPSG, from the coding sequence GTGGATCTCGACCCCGATCTCGCAGCGCTCCGGCCGCTCGGCGGCTTCTTCGTCCTACGCGCGACCGGGGATCCTCTTCGGCCACCCGCGACGCTGGCGCAGGCCTACGCGCGGCCGGCCCTCCCGGACAACCAGGATCCTCTTGATTTCCGGGTCCGGAAAGTCGGGCAGGTCCTGCGCGCCCCCGAGCCGCGCGTCGCCGCCTCCATCGCCCAGCAGGGCCTCGCCGCCCGGCTGTGGTCGATCGCGCTCGGCTGCGCCGCCCTGTACGACACCGTCCCCGACCTCGACCCGCGACTGCTGCGCTGGGACCCCGACGGCAGCGCCCCCGACGACCTCTGGCTCACCGAGGTGCGACCGCGCCCCGCGAACCCGGCGACCGTCGCCGACGCCGTCCTGCACGGCCACCTCGAACCGCTGAACGCCGCCCTGCGCTCCCGGTACCGCGTCGCCGACGGACTGCTGCGGGGCAACGCGGGGTCCGCGCTCGCGGGCGCCGCCCGGCAGCTCGACCAGTGGGCCCGCGCCCACGGCCGCACCGACGTCGCCGCGCGCACCCGTGCCCTGACCGCCGAACTCCTCGCCCACCCCCTGCTCGCCGGCACCGGCACCCTGACCGCGGCGGGGTTCCGGCGCCGCAGCTGCTGCCTCTACTACCGGGTGCCCGGCGGCGGCGTATGCGGTGACTGTTGCTTCACACGAGCCCCGCGCTCTTCCCCACACGCCCCGTCTGGGTGA
- a CDS encoding DMT family transporter: protein MSALALSVLLSLVSAVAYAGGAIVQERVAVSSPGQQFAPMRRPGWWAAVALNGLGGLLHVVALAFGPLSLVQPSGALTIVFALPMAALFFGRRAGSTAWRGAIMATVGLAGLLSLVGASESQSLDTAERVAVALVTGGIVVTLMVAGRAAHRHPAVRSMLLATASGIAFGMSSVFTKIVAVDWNGGVSAADVPALATIGVFATAGLLLSQAAYRGAGLAAPLATLTVVNPVVAAAVGITMFGETFRYGTTGTVLALGCGVVAAGGLILLTTERIARTEVEPVVPETVPAEATSTAIPAAELLDTLPERAVALPREELHEEILVPDGIEGILIPAQVAQAPYEEPEPALADGHDSPNLYGPFYGGPYVPLPLLDRHRMRVKS from the coding sequence ATGAGCGCCCTCGCGTTGTCCGTGCTGCTGTCGCTCGTCTCCGCCGTGGCCTACGCGGGCGGGGCGATCGTGCAGGAGCGTGTCGCGGTGTCCTCGCCGGGGCAGCAGTTCGCGCCGATGCGTCGGCCGGGCTGGTGGGCGGCGGTCGCGCTGAACGGCCTCGGTGGTCTGCTTCATGTGGTAGCGCTGGCTTTCGGTCCGCTGAGTCTGGTGCAGCCGTCGGGTGCCCTGACGATCGTGTTCGCGCTGCCGATGGCGGCGCTCTTCTTCGGCCGCAGGGCCGGGTCGACGGCCTGGCGCGGCGCCATCATGGCGACGGTCGGTCTCGCCGGCCTGCTGTCCCTGGTCGGCGCCTCCGAGTCGCAGTCCCTGGACACCGCGGAGCGGGTGGCCGTGGCCCTGGTGACCGGCGGCATCGTGGTGACGCTGATGGTCGCGGGCCGGGCGGCCCACCGGCACCCGGCGGTGCGCAGCATGCTGCTCGCGACGGCGTCCGGCATAGCCTTCGGCATGTCCTCGGTGTTCACGAAGATCGTCGCCGTGGACTGGAACGGCGGGGTGTCGGCGGCCGACGTGCCCGCCCTGGCCACGATCGGTGTCTTCGCCACGGCCGGACTGCTGCTGTCGCAGGCCGCCTACCGGGGTGCGGGGCTCGCGGCGCCGCTGGCCACGCTGACGGTCGTGAACCCGGTGGTGGCGGCCGCGGTCGGCATCACGATGTTCGGCGAGACCTTCCGGTACGGCACCACCGGCACGGTGCTCGCCCTGGGCTGCGGTGTGGTGGCCGCGGGCGGCCTGATCCTGCTGACGACGGAGCGCATCGCCCGCACCGAGGTCGAGCCGGTGGTCCCGGAGACGGTACCGGCGGAGGCGACGTCCACCGCGATCCCCGCCGCCGAGCTGCTGGACACGCTTCCGGAGCGGGCCGTGGCACTGCCCCGCGAGGAGCTGCACGAGGAGATCCTCGTCCCGGACGGCATCGAGGGCATCCTCATCCCGGCGCAGGTCGCGCAGGCGCCGTACGAGGAGCCGGAGCCGGCGCTTGCCGACGGTCACGACTCCCCGAACCTCTACGGCCCCTTCTACGGCGGCCCGTACGTCCCGCTGCCACTGCTGGACCGGCACCGGATGCGCGTCAAATCCTGA
- a CDS encoding peptidoglycan DD-metalloendopeptidase family protein gives MAVRGRHRRYQPNRINRASLTVTAGGAGMALPLIGTGVAHAADLDTWNKVAACESTSRWHVNTGNGFYGGLQFAQSTWEAYGGTRYAARADQATKDQQIAVAEKVLDGQGPGAWPVCSERAGLTRGGDAPDIQPAGTTKQTPKKTPKTSVQDVQPQTTPQSRAGKAEMYTVVRGDTLSEIAESEQVKGGWRGLYAANRKAIGADPDLILPGQRLAVRGKAATITEPAPTTKSTPKKTSAEPKEEAATGSRSMVAPVSAATGTPYRKAGALWSKGYHTGVDFAVPTGTSVKAVGSGQVVSAGWEGSFGYQVVIRHADGRYTQYAHLSAISVRDGQSVGAGQRIGRSGSTGNSTGPHLHFEVRTGPGFGADVDPVAYLRAGGVRI, from the coding sequence ATGGCCGTACGCGGCCGGCACCGCCGGTACCAGCCGAACAGGATCAACCGCGCCTCACTCACCGTCACCGCGGGCGGCGCCGGCATGGCGCTCCCCCTCATCGGCACCGGCGTCGCACACGCGGCCGACCTGGACACCTGGAACAAGGTCGCCGCGTGCGAGTCGACCAGCAGGTGGCACGTCAACACCGGCAACGGCTTCTACGGCGGACTCCAGTTCGCCCAGTCCACGTGGGAGGCCTACGGCGGCACGCGGTACGCGGCGCGCGCGGATCAGGCCACCAAGGACCAGCAGATAGCCGTGGCGGAGAAGGTGCTGGACGGGCAGGGGCCCGGAGCCTGGCCCGTCTGCTCGGAGCGGGCCGGCCTGACCCGGGGCGGGGACGCCCCGGACATTCAGCCGGCCGGTACCACGAAGCAGACGCCGAAGAAGACCCCGAAGACCTCCGTCCAGGACGTCCAGCCGCAGACCACGCCCCAGTCACGGGCCGGCAAGGCCGAGATGTACACCGTGGTCCGCGGCGACACCCTCTCGGAGATCGCCGAGTCGGAGCAGGTCAAGGGCGGTTGGCGGGGCCTGTACGCCGCGAACCGCAAGGCCATCGGCGCGGACCCCGACCTGATCCTGCCCGGGCAGCGCCTCGCCGTGCGCGGCAAGGCCGCCACCATCACGGAGCCGGCGCCCACCACCAAATCCACCCCGAAGAAGACCTCCGCCGAGCCGAAGGAGGAGGCCGCCACCGGCAGCCGCTCGATGGTCGCCCCGGTGAGCGCGGCCACGGGCACGCCGTACCGCAAGGCGGGAGCGCTCTGGTCGAAGGGCTACCACACCGGCGTCGACTTCGCCGTGCCGACCGGCACGTCCGTGAAGGCCGTGGGTTCCGGCCAGGTCGTCAGCGCCGGGTGGGAGGGCTCCTTCGGCTACCAGGTGGTGATCCGGCACGCCGACGGCCGCTACACCCAGTACGCCCACCTCTCGGCGATCTCCGTGCGGGACGGGCAGTCGGTCGGGGCGGGCCAGCGCATCGGCCGATCCGGGTCCACGGGCAACAGCACGGGCCCGCATCTGCACTTCGAGGTGCGGACCGGGCCCGGTTTCGGCGCCGACGTCGACCCGGTGGCGTACCTCCGGGCCGGCGGGGTCAGGATTTGA
- the gndA gene encoding NADP-dependent phosphogluconate dehydrogenase produces the protein MSTSAQIGVTGLAVMGRNLARNFARNGYTVAVHNRTPARTRALVEEFGNEGEFIAAETAKEFVAALERPRRLVIMVKAGEPTDAVIQEFAPLLEPGDMIIDGGNAHFADTRRRERDLREQGIHFVGMGVSGGEEGALHGPSIMPGGPKESYDSLGPMLEKISAKAKDGAPCVTHVGPDGAGHFVKMVHNGIEYADMQLIGEAYQLLRDVAGYGPAQIAEIFRTWNQGRLDSYLIEITAEVLSHVDEATGKPFVDVVVDQAEQKGTGRWTVQIALDLGVPVSGIAEAVFARSLSGHAALREASRGLAGPKATPLGEAEAAAFADRVEQALYASKIVSYTQGFHEIDAARAEYDWDIDLGAVSAIWRGGCIIRAAFLDRIRAAYDARADLPSLLSDDTFAQEIAAAQDDWREVLVAATRQGVPTPGFAAALAYYDALRAERLPAALTQGQRDFFGAHTYRRTDRDGSFHTLWGGDRSEVTS, from the coding sequence ATGAGCACTTCGGCGCAGATCGGCGTCACGGGTCTCGCGGTCATGGGCCGCAACCTGGCCCGGAACTTCGCCCGCAACGGCTACACGGTCGCTGTGCACAACCGGACGCCCGCGCGTACGCGGGCACTGGTGGAGGAGTTCGGGAACGAGGGCGAGTTCATCGCGGCCGAGACCGCCAAGGAGTTCGTGGCGGCGCTGGAGCGCCCGCGGCGCCTGGTGATCATGGTGAAGGCCGGTGAGCCGACCGACGCCGTCATCCAGGAGTTCGCGCCGCTGCTGGAGCCGGGCGACATGATCATCGACGGCGGCAACGCGCACTTCGCCGACACCCGCCGGCGCGAGCGGGACCTGCGCGAGCAGGGCATCCACTTCGTGGGCATGGGCGTCTCCGGCGGCGAGGAGGGCGCGCTGCACGGGCCGAGCATCATGCCCGGCGGCCCGAAGGAGTCGTACGACTCGCTGGGCCCGATGCTGGAGAAGATCTCCGCGAAGGCGAAGGACGGCGCGCCCTGCGTGACGCACGTCGGTCCGGACGGCGCGGGCCACTTCGTGAAGATGGTGCACAACGGCATCGAGTACGCCGACATGCAGCTCATCGGCGAGGCGTACCAGCTGCTGCGGGACGTCGCCGGGTACGGGCCCGCGCAGATCGCGGAGATCTTCCGGACCTGGAACCAGGGCCGCCTGGACTCCTACCTGATCGAGATCACCGCGGAGGTGCTGTCGCACGTCGACGAGGCGACCGGCAAGCCGTTCGTGGACGTGGTGGTCGACCAGGCCGAGCAGAAGGGCACTGGCCGGTGGACCGTGCAGATCGCGCTCGACCTGGGTGTCCCGGTGTCCGGTATCGCGGAGGCGGTCTTCGCCCGCTCCCTGTCCGGGCACGCGGCGCTGCGCGAGGCCTCGCGCGGACTGGCCGGTCCGAAGGCGACGCCGCTCGGTGAGGCCGAGGCGGCGGCCTTCGCCGACCGGGTCGAGCAGGCGCTGTATGCGTCGAAGATCGTGTCGTACACGCAGGGCTTCCACGAGATCGACGCGGCGCGCGCCGAGTACGACTGGGACATCGACCTGGGCGCCGTCTCGGCCATCTGGCGCGGCGGCTGCATCATCCGCGCGGCCTTCCTGGACCGCATCCGGGCCGCCTACGACGCCCGCGCCGACCTGCCGAGCCTGCTGTCGGACGACACGTTCGCGCAGGAGATCGCGGCCGCGCAGGACGACTGGCGTGAGGTCCTGGTCGCCGCGACCCGGCAGGGCGTGCCCACGCCGGGCTTCGCCGCGGCCCTCGCGTACTACGACGCGCTGCGCGCCGAGCGGCTGCCGGCGGCGCTCACCCAGGGGCAGCGCGACTTCTTCGGTGCGCACACCTACCGGCGCACCGACCGCGACGGCTCGTTCCACACGCTGTGGGGCGGCGACCGTTCGGAGGTCACCTCCTAG
- a CDS encoding alpha/beta fold hydrolase, with protein sequence MTGGPGGDAIGDIPFLIDSGLNRNRDLIVMAQRGTLHAQPNLACPEVDRFYADSVGLRYDAPSTGRLLVRATKECRHRLTRVTARGVELSAYNTTENAADFADLRRALGIDRWNVYGYSYGTDLALTYLRRHPRGVRSVAIDSVVPPQIVSLPWTWDSAGEGIRTIFAACAAQPRCKKRYPNLPRVLTEQVRRLEARPLTVMARPPAGGAPVKVVLDGGALVNLLVANAVPAVDVPAALDELARGNPTRFARARAAGATPVLGEFAHGLTQSVACSEWVPGYTRADLLRAGRRAFPGFPDTVLAQAPQLPFEYDVCRAWSVPDRTAVQRVTTVSKVPALVLSGTFDAKTGARWGAYAARTLSRSTVVRIPGIGHWVVPQSPCAQNVLASFLARPTAPDTRCVSGLSPKPFTITPTPETA encoded by the coding sequence ATGACCGGGGGTCCCGGCGGCGATGCCATCGGGGACATCCCCTTCCTGATCGACTCGGGCCTGAACCGGAACCGCGACCTGATCGTCATGGCCCAGCGCGGGACGCTCCACGCACAGCCGAACCTCGCCTGCCCCGAGGTCGACCGCTTCTACGCCGATTCCGTGGGGCTGCGCTACGACGCCCCGTCGACCGGGCGGCTCCTGGTCCGCGCTACGAAGGAGTGCCGGCACCGCCTCACCCGCGTCACGGCCCGCGGAGTGGAGCTGAGCGCCTACAACACCACCGAGAACGCGGCGGACTTCGCCGACCTGCGCAGGGCGCTGGGCATCGACCGGTGGAACGTCTACGGCTACTCGTACGGCACCGACCTGGCCCTGACCTACCTGCGCCGGCACCCCCGGGGCGTGCGCTCGGTCGCGATCGACTCGGTCGTGCCCCCGCAGATCGTCAGTCTGCCGTGGACCTGGGACAGCGCCGGTGAGGGGATCCGGACGATCTTCGCGGCCTGCGCGGCTCAGCCACGCTGCAAGAAGCGCTACCCGAACCTCCCGCGTGTCCTGACGGAACAGGTCCGGCGGCTGGAGGCGCGCCCCCTGACGGTGATGGCGCGGCCACCGGCGGGAGGGGCGCCCGTGAAGGTCGTCCTCGACGGGGGCGCCCTGGTCAATCTGCTGGTCGCCAACGCCGTCCCGGCCGTCGACGTCCCCGCGGCGCTCGACGAACTCGCCCGCGGCAACCCGACCCGCTTCGCGCGGGCCCGCGCCGCCGGCGCCACACCCGTCCTCGGCGAGTTCGCGCACGGCCTCACACAGTCGGTGGCGTGCAGCGAGTGGGTGCCCGGGTACACGCGGGCCGACCTGCTGCGGGCGGGGCGCCGGGCCTTCCCCGGGTTCCCGGACACGGTCCTGGCGCAGGCGCCGCAGCTTCCCTTCGAGTACGACGTCTGCCGTGCCTGGAGCGTCCCGGACCGCACCGCCGTCCAGCGTGTGACGACCGTCAGCAAGGTGCCCGCGCTCGTGCTGTCCGGCACCTTCGACGCGAAGACCGGGGCGCGCTGGGGCGCCTACGCGGCCCGCACGCTGTCCCGGTCGACCGTCGTGCGGATTCCCGGGATCGGCCACTGGGTGGTCCCCCAGTCGCCCTGCGCGCAGAACGTCCTGGCCTCCTTCCTCGCCCGTCCCACCGCGCCCGACACCCGCTGTGTGTCGGGGCTCTCGCCGAAGCCGTTCACCATCACGCCCACCCCGGAGACCGCATGA
- a CDS encoding alpha/beta fold hydrolase, with amino-acid sequence MMSVRQPHHRRTARRLPATFAAATAGLLLAGLVAAPASAENGPGSPLGTVARTVGNARFVPGPCPRTADPIPALEGARCGTLTVPEKHDRPKGRKITLGVAIVAAVTRRAADPIVWFAGGPGDDAVSEAQLAIDGGLNRDRDVIFMSQRGTYSADPALLCPNIDRFNADSLGLVYGAPSTGRLHVGATRACREQLKRQGAALSAYNTGESAADYAALRLALGIRQWNVFGISYGTDLALTYMRKFPQGVRSVGIDGVLPPSLAGASLTWSAARQGFDGLFKACAQQRSCNRRYPHLSDTFERLVRRLEARPITTTVTVPSRPAPVKVVLDGGVLVNWLTSATHVAAGVPRSIDELAHGNPQRIAEQWAGGKLSPQAIGRLAHGLAYGVFCSEWTPFETEADVIRAGRRAFPSFPRSVLANAPQLPFLHADCRAWSVPPAPHSIRNVTRSSIPTLVMSAGFDAQTGASNGAYVARTLSRSTVVTVPYVAHVAFAESPCARSITVSFFDSPTAPNKSCLAGLQPPRFEIAQ; translated from the coding sequence ATGATGTCCGTCCGTCAGCCCCACCACCGGCGCACCGCGCGACGGCTCCCGGCCACGTTCGCCGCAGCCACCGCCGGTCTCCTTCTCGCCGGTCTCGTCGCCGCGCCCGCCAGTGCCGAGAACGGCCCCGGATCGCCGCTCGGCACGGTCGCCCGCACGGTGGGCAACGCCCGTTTCGTGCCGGGCCCCTGCCCGCGCACCGCGGATCCGATCCCCGCCCTCGAAGGGGCCCGCTGCGGCACGCTCACCGTGCCCGAGAAGCACGACCGGCCCAAGGGGCGGAAGATCACCCTCGGCGTCGCGATCGTGGCGGCGGTGACCAGACGGGCGGCCGACCCGATCGTGTGGTTCGCCGGCGGACCGGGCGACGACGCGGTCTCCGAGGCCCAGTTGGCGATCGACGGCGGCCTGAACCGGGACCGTGACGTCATCTTCATGTCGCAGCGCGGCACGTACTCGGCCGATCCGGCACTCCTGTGCCCGAACATCGACCGGTTCAACGCCGACTCCCTCGGCCTCGTCTACGGCGCGCCCTCCACCGGACGCCTGCACGTCGGGGCGACGCGGGCCTGCCGCGAGCAGCTGAAGCGCCAAGGGGCCGCCCTCAGCGCCTACAACACCGGTGAGAGCGCCGCCGACTACGCTGCCCTGCGCCTCGCGCTCGGCATCAGGCAGTGGAACGTGTTCGGCATCTCCTACGGCACCGACCTGGCCCTCACCTACATGCGCAAGTTTCCGCAGGGCGTCCGGTCGGTCGGCATCGACGGCGTCCTCCCGCCGTCCCTCGCAGGCGCGAGCCTGACCTGGAGTGCCGCGCGTCAGGGCTTCGACGGCCTGTTCAAGGCCTGCGCCCAGCAGCGCTCCTGCAACCGGCGCTATCCGCATCTGTCGGACACCTTCGAGCGCCTCGTCCGCCGGCTCGAGGCCCGGCCCATCACCACCACCGTGACGGTCCCGAGCCGCCCGGCGCCGGTGAAGGTCGTGCTGGACGGCGGAGTCCTGGTGAACTGGCTGACCTCGGCCACCCACGTGGCGGCCGGAGTGCCCCGCTCCATCGACGAGCTGGCCCACGGCAACCCGCAGCGCATCGCCGAACAGTGGGCCGGCGGGAAACTCAGCCCCCAGGCCATCGGCAGACTCGCCCACGGCCTGGCCTACGGCGTCTTCTGCTCCGAGTGGACCCCCTTCGAGACCGAGGCCGACGTGATCCGGGCCGGACGGCGCGCCTTCCCGTCGTTCCCCCGCTCGGTCCTGGCCAACGCGCCGCAGCTCCCCTTCCTCCACGCGGACTGCCGTGCCTGGAGCGTCCCGCCGGCCCCGCACTCGATCAGGAACGTGACGCGCAGCAGCATCCCGACGCTCGTCATGTCGGCCGGGTTCGACGCCCAGACCGGGGCGAGCAACGGCGCCTACGTCGCCCGCACACTGAGCCGGTCGACCGTCGTCACGGTCCCCTACGTCGCTCATGTCGCGTTCGCCGAATCGCCGTGCGCGCGCTCGATCACCGTCTCCTTCTTCGACTCTCCGACGGCGCCGAACAAGTCGTGCCTGGCGGGGCTCCAGCCGCCCCGGTTCGAGATCGCACAGTAG
- a CDS encoding GNAT family N-acetyltransferase: MSDIEIRDDRAAGRLEALQGDEVTGHIEYFVLESPARALVPVHTIVEPAHEGKGIAGSLARELYGMAKREGIVVAPLCPYVVKWAERHPDEAPAADPALLEAAKDWLRAHPERF, from the coding sequence ATGAGCGACATCGAGATCCGCGACGACCGTGCGGCGGGCCGCCTGGAGGCCCTCCAGGGCGACGAAGTCACCGGCCACATCGAGTACTTCGTCCTCGAGTCCCCGGCACGCGCCCTCGTCCCCGTCCACACCATCGTGGAACCGGCCCACGAGGGGAAGGGCATCGCGGGTTCCCTGGCGCGTGAGCTGTACGGCATGGCCAAGCGCGAGGGAATCGTCGTGGCGCCGCTGTGCCCGTACGTCGTGAAGTGGGCCGAACGCCACCCCGATGAGGCCCCGGCCGCCGACCCGGCGCTGCTGGAGGCGGCCAAGGACTGGCTGCGGGCGCACCCCGAGCGGTTCTGA
- the panD gene encoding aspartate 1-decarboxylase: protein MLRTMFKSKIHRATVTQADLHYVGSVTIDADLLDAADLLPGELVHIVDITNGARLETYVIEGERGSGVVGINGAAAHLVHPGDLVIIISYAQMADAEAREFRPRVVHVDGANRIVSLGTDPSEPVPGSDQERSPQAVPVPVA from the coding sequence GTGCTGCGCACCATGTTCAAGTCCAAGATCCATCGCGCCACCGTCACCCAGGCCGACCTGCACTACGTGGGATCGGTGACCATCGACGCGGATCTGCTCGACGCCGCCGATCTGCTGCCCGGCGAGCTCGTCCACATCGTCGACATCACCAACGGCGCCCGCCTGGAGACGTACGTCATCGAGGGCGAGCGCGGCTCGGGAGTCGTCGGGATCAACGGGGCCGCCGCCCATCTCGTGCACCCCGGCGACCTCGTGATCATCATCAGCTACGCTCAGATGGCCGACGCCGAGGCGCGGGAGTTCCGACCGCGGGTCGTGCACGTGGACGGCGCCAACCGGATCGTGTCCCTGGGTACCGACCCGTCCGAGCCGGTGCCGGGCTCCGACCAGGAGCGCAGCCCGCAGGCCGTGCCGGTGCCGGTGGCCTGA
- a CDS encoding DUF1345 domain-containing protein has product MHSWLSERRRAGVSTVVALLVAAILALVAALRDHLAAFSGADAGVVILFVYLFTYLFLTVPAFSKASDERIRNWAERSDRGTVLQRYVLGTAPGPGVSLFIAAAALVVAVVWRPGHLGSRFPVEPRVLTALALVVMAWMCVCVSFAVTFQADNLLENERGLEFPGDQPAAWADYVYFALSVMTTFGTTDVSVISREMRRTVAANSAIAFVFNTVTVASLVGALDAG; this is encoded by the coding sequence GTGCATTCCTGGCTCTCCGAACGCCGTCGAGCGGGAGTGAGCACCGTCGTCGCGCTCCTCGTGGCGGCGATCCTGGCCCTGGTGGCCGCCCTCCGTGACCACTTGGCGGCGTTCTCGGGCGCGGACGCCGGCGTGGTGATCCTGTTCGTCTATCTGTTCACCTATCTCTTCCTCACGGTGCCCGCCTTCTCGAAGGCCTCCGACGAGCGGATCCGCAACTGGGCCGAGCGCAGCGACCGGGGCACGGTGCTCCAGCGCTATGTGCTCGGGACCGCGCCCGGCCCCGGGGTGTCGCTGTTCATCGCGGCGGCCGCGCTCGTGGTGGCCGTGGTGTGGCGCCCCGGGCATCTCGGTTCACGGTTCCCCGTGGAGCCCCGGGTGCTGACGGCGCTCGCTCTCGTCGTCATGGCCTGGATGTGTGTGTGCGTGTCCTTCGCGGTCACCTTCCAGGCCGACAACCTGCTGGAGAACGAACGGGGCCTGGAGTTCCCCGGCGACCAGCCGGCCGCCTGGGCCGACTACGTCTACTTCGCCCTGTCGGTCATGACGACGTTCGGGACCACGGACGTGTCGGTGATCTCGCGGGAGATGCGGCGCACGGTGGCGGCCAACTCCGCGATCGCGTTCGTCTTCAACACCGTGACGGTGGCGAGTCTGGTGGGCGCCCTGGACGCCGGCTGA